The following are encoded together in the Platichthys flesus chromosome 9, fPlaFle2.1, whole genome shotgun sequence genome:
- the ap3d1 gene encoding AP-3 complex subunit delta-1 isoform X1, with amino-acid sequence MALKIVKGSIDRMFDKNLQDLVRGIRNHKEDEAKYISTCIDEIKQELKQDNIAVKANAVCKLTYLQMLGYDVSWAAFNIVEVMSSSKFTYKRIGYLAASQCFHESTDVIMLTTNQIRKDLSSPNQYDTGVALTGLSCFVTPDLARDLANDIMTLMSHTKPYIRKKAVLIMYKVFLKYPESLRPAFPRLKEKLEDPDPGVQSAAVNVICELARRNPKNYLSLAPLFFKLMTSSTNNWVLIKIIKLFGALTPLEPRLGKKLIEPLTNLIHSTSAMSLLYECVNTVIAVLISLSSGMPNHSASIQLCVQKLRILIEDSDQNLKYLGLLAMSKILKTHPKSVQSHKDLILQCLDDKDESIRLRALDLLYGMVSKKNLMEIVKKLMLHVDKAEGTTYRDELLTKIIDICSQSNYQYITNFEWYISILVELTRLEGTRHGHLIASQMLDVAIRVKAIRIFAVAQMATLLDNAHLLTGNMQRNGICEVLYAAAWICGEFSEHLENPMQTLEAMLRPKVATLPGHIQAVYVQNAAKLFATVLKSQEGNTESTPAQETSQLMVERLPLFVQSANLEVQERASCILQLVKYIQKLQQKDVEVAEEVSALFAGELNPVAPKAQKKVPVPEGLDLDAWINEPPSESESEDEQPKAIFTREEPKHSRPRHTEVDEKELAKRREVRKQEQANNPFYIKASPSSQKVYQETHGVEHIPVVQIDLSVPLKVPGLPMSDQYVKLEEERRQKDRADKKKKKKEKRKDKRTGRGKRNDSGPESEEDITPAHMVDIVTEEMPENALPSDDDDKDPNDPHKALDIDLDNLLETAGRRPLADSEKIPVRSHRAAEALKSPGEDGDTVSAATLEPRKKRSKEKREEKKKDKDGDRKKSKEEKKKKKHKREEKEENLLSGQADEPVVQSEESSQVAAPPTSTSTEVSDLDFWLSNAPVPSNTQEAVTVAAAAEAASVSEVVSGTAPDSEPEEPKDAEMEETKSSKHKKKKQKKEKEEKEKKKKKKHHHHHRHSDAGGEESVQNGTVEEEEPLPSMSNYCLLAENSYIKMMTEDADQVYDIQGNLQDGSQVVVSVIFENKCDSFLKSMEFNVLDSLNSKLQRPEGSGPHDGLTVPFQLPPGVSNEARFVFTMQSIVMPQKLKGTLTFIVKNDDSSTHEKLDFKLHFTCTSYLISTPCYSDAFAKLLESGDLKSSSIKLEAVIMPFHHLLARICFHHHFSVVERIDSCASMYSRTIQGHHVCLLVKTADQTVSIDAKCDEPTLLGNVLDEIKQTFSQC; translated from the exons ATGGCTCTGAAGATTGTCAAGGGGAGCATCGATCGGATGTTCGATAAGAATCTCCAGGATTTAGTACGTGGCATCAGGAACCACAAGGAGGATGAG GCCAAGTACATCTCCACGTGCATCGATGAGATCAAACAGGAGCTCAAGCAGGACAACATCGCCGTCAAAGCCAATGCTGTGTGCAAGCTCACCTAT CTTCAGATGCTGGGCTATGACGTCAGCTGGGCCGCATTCAACATTGTTGAAGTCATGAGCTCCTCGAAGTTCACATACAAG AGGATTGGCTACCTGGCGGCTTCTCAGTGCTTTCATGAGAGCACCGATGTCATCATGCTGACAACCAATCAGATCCGAAAG GATCTCAGCAGTCCCAACCAGTATGACACAGGCGTTGCCCTCACTGGCCTCTCCTGTTTTGTGACCCCTGACCTCGCTCGGGACCTGGCCAATGACATCATGACACTG ATGTCGCACACTAAACCCTACATCAGGAAGAAAGCTGTGTTGATCATGTACAAAGTGTTCCTGAAGTACCCAGAGTCCCTGCGCCCTGCTTTCCCCAGGCTTAAGGAGAAACTGGAAGATCCAGACCCAG GCGTCCAGTCAGCAGCAGTAAATGTCATCTGTGAGCTGGCCCGCAGAAATCCCAAGAACTACCTGTCTCTGGCCCcgctcttcttcaaactcatgACCTCCTCTACTAACAACTGGGTCCTCATCAAGATCATCAAGCTG tttggTGCGCTCACACCACTCGAGCCACGGTTGGGGAAGAAGCTGATCGAACCTCTGACAAACTTAATCCACAG TACCTCCGCCATGTCtctgctgtatgaatgtgtcaaCACCGTGATTGCAG TGTTGATTTCTCTGTCCTCGGGGATGCCTAACCACAGTGCTAGTATCCAG ctCTGTGTGCAGAAACTGCGAATCCTGATCGAAGACTCGGACCAGAACT TGAAGTACCTGGGCCTGCTGGCCATGTCAAAGATCCTGAAGACCCACCCCAAGTCAGTGCAGTCTCACAAGGACCTCATCCTCCAGTGTCTGGACGACAAGGATGAGTCCATCCGCCTCCGAGCTCTGGACCTGCTCTATGGCATG GTTTCTAAGAAGAACTTGATGGAGATCGTAAAGAAGCTGATGCTGCATGTGGACAAAGCAGAAGGAACCACCTACAGAGACGAGCTTCTCACCAAGATCATTGACATCTGCAGCCAGAGCAACTACCAGTACATCACCAACTTTGAATG GTACATCAGTATCCTGGTGGAGCTGACCCGGTTAGAGGGCACGCGGCACGGCCACCTCATTGCCTCTCAGATGTTGGACGTTGCTATTCGGGTCAAAGCCATCAGGATCTTCGCTGTGGCCCAGATGGCTACTCTGCTGGACAACGCCCACCTGCTGACCGGCAACATGCAGCGGAACGGCATCTGTGAAGTGTTGTACGCTGCAGCCTGGATCTGCGGCGAGTTCTCAGA ACACCTTGAGAACCCAATGCAGACGCTGGAGGCCATGCTACGGCCAAAGGTGGCCACCCTTCCCGGCCACATACAGGCAGTGTACGTGCAGAATGCAGCCAAGCTGTTTGCCACCGTGCTGAAGAGCCAGGAGGGGAACACTGAAAGCACACCCGCACAGGAAACCAGCCAGCTGATGGTTGAGAGGCTACCGCTGTTTGTCCAGAGCGCCAACCTGGAGGTGCAAGAGAGG GCGTCTTGCATCCTGCAACTTGTCAAGTACATCCAGAAACTGCAGCAGAAGGATGTAGAGGTAGCAGAGGAAGTGAGTGCTCTGTTTGCTGGAGAACTCAACCCTGTGGCACCTAAGGCACAGAAGAAAGTGCCTGTTCCTGAAGG tttGGACTTGGACGCCTGGATCAACGAGCCTCCGTCTGAGAGCGAGTCTGAGGATGAGCAGCCCAAGGCTATTTTCACCAGGGAGGAGCCCAAACACTCCCGCCCCCGTCACACAGAGGTGGACGAGAAGGAACTGGCGAAG AGGAGAGAAGTCAGAAAGCAGGAGCAAGCCAACAACCCGTTCTACATCAAGGCCTCCCCGTCCTCTCAGAAG gtTTATCAGGAAACCCATGGAGTGGAGCACATCCCAGTTGTGCAGATTGACCTCAGTGTGCCTCTCAAAGTCCCAG GTCTGCCTATGTCTGACCAGTACgtcaagctggaggaggagcgcCGCCAGAAGGATAGAGcagataagaagaagaagaagaaggagaagaggaaagacaaGCGCACTGGACGAGGGAAGAGAAATGACTCCGGCCCAGAGAGCGAGGAGGACATCACCCCTGCGCATATGGTCGACATAGTTACTGAGGAGATGCCAGAG AATGCCTTAcccagtgatgatgatgataaagacCCCAATGACCCTCACAAAGCGCTGGACATCGACCTTGACAA CTTGTTGGAGACGGCTGGGCGCAG GCCCCTTGCAGACAGCGAGAAGATACCAGTCAGGTCACACCGTGCAGCAGAGGCTCTAAAAAGCCCCGGAGAagatggagacacagtgagTGCCGCCACTCTTGAGCCCAGGAAGAAGAGAagcaaagaaaagagggaggagaagaagaaggacaaagACGGAGATAGGAAG AAgagcaaagaagaaaagaagaagaaaaagcacaaacgtgaagaaaaggaggagaatcTTCTCAGCGGTCAGGCAGACGAACCTGTGGTCCAATCAGAAGAAAGCAGTCAGGTGGCGGCACCGCCCACATCGACCAGCACTGAG GTTTCGGATCTGGATTTCTGGCTCTCAAACGCTCCAGTGCCCTCTAACACCCAG GAAGCAGTAACAGTAGCAGCGGCAGCAGAAGCAGCCTCTGTGTCCGAGGTGGTCTCAGGCACAGCGCCAGACTCGGAGCCTGAGGAGCCTAAAGATGCCGAGATGGAGGAGACT AAGTCCTccaaacacaagaagaagaagcaaaagaaggagaaggaagagaaggagaagaaaaagaagaagaagcatcatcaccatcatcgcCACAGTGACGCAGGTGGCGAAGAGTCTGTGCAGAATGgaacagtggaggaggaagagcctCTGCCG TCCATGTCCAATTACTGCCTGCTGGCGGAGAACTCCTACATCAAGATG ATGACGGAAGATGCTGATCAG GTTTATGACATCCAGGGGAACCTTCAGGATGGCAGTCAAGTTGTGGTGTCTGTTATATTTGAAAACAAGTGTGACAGCTTCCTCAAATCCATGGAGTTCAACGTCCTGGACTCGCTCAACTCCAAGCTCCAGAGGCCAGAGGGCTCGGGTCCACATGATGGCCTCACTGTCCCCTTCCAGCTTCCACCAG GGGTGTCCAATGAGGCGCGATTTGTCTTCACCATGCAGAGCATTGTGATGCCCCAGAAACTGAAGGGAACACTCACCTTCATTGTCAAG AATGACGACTCCTCCACTCATGAGAAACTGGACTTCAAACTGCACTTTACCTGCACCTCCTACCTAATTTCCACTCCTTGCTACAG tgatgcGTTTGCAAAGTTGCTGGAGTCAGGGGACCTGAAGAGCAGCTCTATCAAACTGGAGGCGGTCATTATGCCCTTCCATCACCTACTAGCCAGGATCTGCTTCCACCACCACTTCTCAG TTGTGGAGAGGATCGACTCCTGTGCCTCCATGTACAGCAGGACTATCCAGGGTCACCACGTCTGTCTGCTAGTCAAAACT gCTGATCAGACAGTTTCCATCGACGCTAAATGTGACGAGCCGACGCTGCTTGGGAATGTGCTGGATGAGATCAAGCAGACCTTCTCTCAGTGCTGA
- the ap3d1 gene encoding AP-3 complex subunit delta-1 isoform X6 produces MALKIVKGSIDRMFDKNLQDLVRGIRNHKEDEAKYISTCIDEIKQELKQDNIAVKANAVCKLTYLQMLGYDVSWAAFNIVEVMSSSKFTYKRIGYLAASQCFHESTDVIMLTTNQIRKDLSSPNQYDTGVALTGLSCFVTPDLARDLANDIMTLMSHTKPYIRKKAVLIMYKVFLKYPESLRPAFPRLKEKLEDPDPGVQSAAVNVICELARRNPKNYLSLAPLFFKLMTSSTNNWVLIKIIKLFGALTPLEPRLGKKLIEPLTNLIHSTSAMSLLYECVNTVIAVLISLSSGMPNHSASIQLCVQKLRILIEDSDQNLKYLGLLAMSKILKTHPKSVQSHKDLILQCLDDKDESIRLRALDLLYGMVSKKNLMEIVKKLMLHVDKAEGTTYRDELLTKIIDICSQSNYQYITNFEWYISILVELTRLEGTRHGHLIASQMLDVAIRVKAIRIFAVAQMATLLDNAHLLTGNMQRNGICEVLYAAAWICGEFSEHLENPMQTLEAMLRPKVATLPGHIQAVYVQNAAKLFATVLKSQEGNTESTPAQETSQLMVERLPLFVQSANLEVQERASCILQLVKYIQKLQQKDVEVAEEVSALFAGELNPVAPKAQKKVPVPEGLDLDAWINEPPSESESEDEQPKAIFTREEPKHSRPRHTEVDEKELAKRREVRKQEQANNPFYIKASPSSQKVYQETHGVEHIPVVQIDLSVPLKVPGLPMSDQYVKLEEERRQKDRADKKKKKKEKRKDKRTGRGKRNDSGPESEEDITPAHMVDIVTEEMPENALPSDDDDKDPNDPHKALDIDLDNLLETAGRRPLADSEKIPVRSHRAAEALKSPGEDGDTVSAATLEPRKKRSKEKREEKKKDKDGDRKKSKEEKKKKKHKREEKEENLLSGQADEPVVQSEESSQVAAPPTSTSTEVSDLDFWLSNAPVPSNTQEAVTVAAAAEAASVSEVVSGTAPDSEPEEPKDAEMEETKSSKHKKKKQKKEKEEKEKKKKKKHHHHHRHSDAGGEESVQNGTVEEEEPLPSMSNYCLLAENSYIKMGRRGSAQEMGLLLR; encoded by the exons ATGGCTCTGAAGATTGTCAAGGGGAGCATCGATCGGATGTTCGATAAGAATCTCCAGGATTTAGTACGTGGCATCAGGAACCACAAGGAGGATGAG GCCAAGTACATCTCCACGTGCATCGATGAGATCAAACAGGAGCTCAAGCAGGACAACATCGCCGTCAAAGCCAATGCTGTGTGCAAGCTCACCTAT CTTCAGATGCTGGGCTATGACGTCAGCTGGGCCGCATTCAACATTGTTGAAGTCATGAGCTCCTCGAAGTTCACATACAAG AGGATTGGCTACCTGGCGGCTTCTCAGTGCTTTCATGAGAGCACCGATGTCATCATGCTGACAACCAATCAGATCCGAAAG GATCTCAGCAGTCCCAACCAGTATGACACAGGCGTTGCCCTCACTGGCCTCTCCTGTTTTGTGACCCCTGACCTCGCTCGGGACCTGGCCAATGACATCATGACACTG ATGTCGCACACTAAACCCTACATCAGGAAGAAAGCTGTGTTGATCATGTACAAAGTGTTCCTGAAGTACCCAGAGTCCCTGCGCCCTGCTTTCCCCAGGCTTAAGGAGAAACTGGAAGATCCAGACCCAG GCGTCCAGTCAGCAGCAGTAAATGTCATCTGTGAGCTGGCCCGCAGAAATCCCAAGAACTACCTGTCTCTGGCCCcgctcttcttcaaactcatgACCTCCTCTACTAACAACTGGGTCCTCATCAAGATCATCAAGCTG tttggTGCGCTCACACCACTCGAGCCACGGTTGGGGAAGAAGCTGATCGAACCTCTGACAAACTTAATCCACAG TACCTCCGCCATGTCtctgctgtatgaatgtgtcaaCACCGTGATTGCAG TGTTGATTTCTCTGTCCTCGGGGATGCCTAACCACAGTGCTAGTATCCAG ctCTGTGTGCAGAAACTGCGAATCCTGATCGAAGACTCGGACCAGAACT TGAAGTACCTGGGCCTGCTGGCCATGTCAAAGATCCTGAAGACCCACCCCAAGTCAGTGCAGTCTCACAAGGACCTCATCCTCCAGTGTCTGGACGACAAGGATGAGTCCATCCGCCTCCGAGCTCTGGACCTGCTCTATGGCATG GTTTCTAAGAAGAACTTGATGGAGATCGTAAAGAAGCTGATGCTGCATGTGGACAAAGCAGAAGGAACCACCTACAGAGACGAGCTTCTCACCAAGATCATTGACATCTGCAGCCAGAGCAACTACCAGTACATCACCAACTTTGAATG GTACATCAGTATCCTGGTGGAGCTGACCCGGTTAGAGGGCACGCGGCACGGCCACCTCATTGCCTCTCAGATGTTGGACGTTGCTATTCGGGTCAAAGCCATCAGGATCTTCGCTGTGGCCCAGATGGCTACTCTGCTGGACAACGCCCACCTGCTGACCGGCAACATGCAGCGGAACGGCATCTGTGAAGTGTTGTACGCTGCAGCCTGGATCTGCGGCGAGTTCTCAGA ACACCTTGAGAACCCAATGCAGACGCTGGAGGCCATGCTACGGCCAAAGGTGGCCACCCTTCCCGGCCACATACAGGCAGTGTACGTGCAGAATGCAGCCAAGCTGTTTGCCACCGTGCTGAAGAGCCAGGAGGGGAACACTGAAAGCACACCCGCACAGGAAACCAGCCAGCTGATGGTTGAGAGGCTACCGCTGTTTGTCCAGAGCGCCAACCTGGAGGTGCAAGAGAGG GCGTCTTGCATCCTGCAACTTGTCAAGTACATCCAGAAACTGCAGCAGAAGGATGTAGAGGTAGCAGAGGAAGTGAGTGCTCTGTTTGCTGGAGAACTCAACCCTGTGGCACCTAAGGCACAGAAGAAAGTGCCTGTTCCTGAAGG tttGGACTTGGACGCCTGGATCAACGAGCCTCCGTCTGAGAGCGAGTCTGAGGATGAGCAGCCCAAGGCTATTTTCACCAGGGAGGAGCCCAAACACTCCCGCCCCCGTCACACAGAGGTGGACGAGAAGGAACTGGCGAAG AGGAGAGAAGTCAGAAAGCAGGAGCAAGCCAACAACCCGTTCTACATCAAGGCCTCCCCGTCCTCTCAGAAG gtTTATCAGGAAACCCATGGAGTGGAGCACATCCCAGTTGTGCAGATTGACCTCAGTGTGCCTCTCAAAGTCCCAG GTCTGCCTATGTCTGACCAGTACgtcaagctggaggaggagcgcCGCCAGAAGGATAGAGcagataagaagaagaagaagaaggagaagaggaaagacaaGCGCACTGGACGAGGGAAGAGAAATGACTCCGGCCCAGAGAGCGAGGAGGACATCACCCCTGCGCATATGGTCGACATAGTTACTGAGGAGATGCCAGAG AATGCCTTAcccagtgatgatgatgataaagacCCCAATGACCCTCACAAAGCGCTGGACATCGACCTTGACAA CTTGTTGGAGACGGCTGGGCGCAG GCCCCTTGCAGACAGCGAGAAGATACCAGTCAGGTCACACCGTGCAGCAGAGGCTCTAAAAAGCCCCGGAGAagatggagacacagtgagTGCCGCCACTCTTGAGCCCAGGAAGAAGAGAagcaaagaaaagagggaggagaagaagaaggacaaagACGGAGATAGGAAG AAgagcaaagaagaaaagaagaagaaaaagcacaaacgtgaagaaaaggaggagaatcTTCTCAGCGGTCAGGCAGACGAACCTGTGGTCCAATCAGAAGAAAGCAGTCAGGTGGCGGCACCGCCCACATCGACCAGCACTGAG GTTTCGGATCTGGATTTCTGGCTCTCAAACGCTCCAGTGCCCTCTAACACCCAG GAAGCAGTAACAGTAGCAGCGGCAGCAGAAGCAGCCTCTGTGTCCGAGGTGGTCTCAGGCACAGCGCCAGACTCGGAGCCTGAGGAGCCTAAAGATGCCGAGATGGAGGAGACT AAGTCCTccaaacacaagaagaagaagcaaaagaaggagaaggaagagaaggagaagaaaaagaagaagaagcatcatcaccatcatcgcCACAGTGACGCAGGTGGCGAAGAGTCTGTGCAGAATGgaacagtggaggaggaagagcctCTGCCG TCCATGTCCAATTACTGCCTGCTGGCGGAGAACTCCTACATCAAGATG ggAAGAAGAGGATCTGCACAAGAAATGGGTTTACTCTTGAgatga
- the ap3d1 gene encoding AP-3 complex subunit delta-1 isoform X4, which translates to MALKIVKGSIDRMFDKNLQDLVRGIRNHKEDEAKYISTCIDEIKQELKQDNIAVKANAVCKLTYLQMLGYDVSWAAFNIVEVMSSSKFTYKRIGYLAASQCFHESTDVIMLTTNQIRKDLSSPNQYDTGVALTGLSCFVTPDLARDLANDIMTLMSHTKPYIRKKAVLIMYKVFLKYPESLRPAFPRLKEKLEDPDPGVQSAAVNVICELARRNPKNYLSLAPLFFKLMTSSTNNWVLIKIIKLFGALTPLEPRLGKKLIEPLTNLIHSTSAMSLLYECVNTVIAVLISLSSGMPNHSASIQLCVQKLRILIEDSDQNLKYLGLLAMSKILKTHPKSVQSHKDLILQCLDDKDESIRLRALDLLYGMVSKKNLMEIVKKLMLHVDKAEGTTYRDELLTKIIDICSQSNYQYITNFEWYISILVELTRLEGTRHGHLIASQMLDVAIRVKAIRIFAVAQMATLLDNAHLLTGNMQRNGICEVLYAAAWICGEFSEHLENPMQTLEAMLRPKVATLPGHIQAVYVQNAAKLFATVLKSQEGNTESTPAQETSQLMVERLPLFVQSANLEVQERASCILQLVKYIQKLQQKDVEVAEEVSALFAGELNPVAPKAQKKVPVPEGLDLDAWINEPPSESESEDEQPKAIFTREEPKHSRPRHTEVDEKELAKRREVRKQEQANNPFYIKASPSSQKVYQETHGVEHIPVVQIDLSVPLKVPGLPMSDQYVKLEEERRQKDRADKKKKKKEKRKDKRTGRGKRNDSGPESEEDITPAHMVDIVTEEMPENALPSDDDDKDPNDPHKALDIDLDKPLADSEKIPVRSHRAAEALKSPGEDGDTVSAATLEPRKKRSKEKREEKKKDKDGDRKKSKEEKKKKKHKREEKEENLLSGQADEPVVQSEESSQVAAPPTSTSTEVSDLDFWLSNAPVPSNTQEAVTVAAAAEAASVSEVVSGTAPDSEPEEPKDAEMEETKSSKHKKKKQKKEKEEKEKKKKKKHHHHHRHSDAGGEESVQNGTVEEEEPLPSMSNYCLLAENSYIKMVYDIQGNLQDGSQVVVSVIFENKCDSFLKSMEFNVLDSLNSKLQRPEGSGPHDGLTVPFQLPPGVSNEARFVFTMQSIVMPQKLKGTLTFIVKNDDSSTHEKLDFKLHFTCTSYLISTPCYSDAFAKLLESGDLKSSSIKLEAVIMPFHHLLARICFHHHFSVVERIDSCASMYSRTIQGHHVCLLVKTADQTVSIDAKCDEPTLLGNVLDEIKQTFSQC; encoded by the exons ATGGCTCTGAAGATTGTCAAGGGGAGCATCGATCGGATGTTCGATAAGAATCTCCAGGATTTAGTACGTGGCATCAGGAACCACAAGGAGGATGAG GCCAAGTACATCTCCACGTGCATCGATGAGATCAAACAGGAGCTCAAGCAGGACAACATCGCCGTCAAAGCCAATGCTGTGTGCAAGCTCACCTAT CTTCAGATGCTGGGCTATGACGTCAGCTGGGCCGCATTCAACATTGTTGAAGTCATGAGCTCCTCGAAGTTCACATACAAG AGGATTGGCTACCTGGCGGCTTCTCAGTGCTTTCATGAGAGCACCGATGTCATCATGCTGACAACCAATCAGATCCGAAAG GATCTCAGCAGTCCCAACCAGTATGACACAGGCGTTGCCCTCACTGGCCTCTCCTGTTTTGTGACCCCTGACCTCGCTCGGGACCTGGCCAATGACATCATGACACTG ATGTCGCACACTAAACCCTACATCAGGAAGAAAGCTGTGTTGATCATGTACAAAGTGTTCCTGAAGTACCCAGAGTCCCTGCGCCCTGCTTTCCCCAGGCTTAAGGAGAAACTGGAAGATCCAGACCCAG GCGTCCAGTCAGCAGCAGTAAATGTCATCTGTGAGCTGGCCCGCAGAAATCCCAAGAACTACCTGTCTCTGGCCCcgctcttcttcaaactcatgACCTCCTCTACTAACAACTGGGTCCTCATCAAGATCATCAAGCTG tttggTGCGCTCACACCACTCGAGCCACGGTTGGGGAAGAAGCTGATCGAACCTCTGACAAACTTAATCCACAG TACCTCCGCCATGTCtctgctgtatgaatgtgtcaaCACCGTGATTGCAG TGTTGATTTCTCTGTCCTCGGGGATGCCTAACCACAGTGCTAGTATCCAG ctCTGTGTGCAGAAACTGCGAATCCTGATCGAAGACTCGGACCAGAACT TGAAGTACCTGGGCCTGCTGGCCATGTCAAAGATCCTGAAGACCCACCCCAAGTCAGTGCAGTCTCACAAGGACCTCATCCTCCAGTGTCTGGACGACAAGGATGAGTCCATCCGCCTCCGAGCTCTGGACCTGCTCTATGGCATG GTTTCTAAGAAGAACTTGATGGAGATCGTAAAGAAGCTGATGCTGCATGTGGACAAAGCAGAAGGAACCACCTACAGAGACGAGCTTCTCACCAAGATCATTGACATCTGCAGCCAGAGCAACTACCAGTACATCACCAACTTTGAATG GTACATCAGTATCCTGGTGGAGCTGACCCGGTTAGAGGGCACGCGGCACGGCCACCTCATTGCCTCTCAGATGTTGGACGTTGCTATTCGGGTCAAAGCCATCAGGATCTTCGCTGTGGCCCAGATGGCTACTCTGCTGGACAACGCCCACCTGCTGACCGGCAACATGCAGCGGAACGGCATCTGTGAAGTGTTGTACGCTGCAGCCTGGATCTGCGGCGAGTTCTCAGA ACACCTTGAGAACCCAATGCAGACGCTGGAGGCCATGCTACGGCCAAAGGTGGCCACCCTTCCCGGCCACATACAGGCAGTGTACGTGCAGAATGCAGCCAAGCTGTTTGCCACCGTGCTGAAGAGCCAGGAGGGGAACACTGAAAGCACACCCGCACAGGAAACCAGCCAGCTGATGGTTGAGAGGCTACCGCTGTTTGTCCAGAGCGCCAACCTGGAGGTGCAAGAGAGG GCGTCTTGCATCCTGCAACTTGTCAAGTACATCCAGAAACTGCAGCAGAAGGATGTAGAGGTAGCAGAGGAAGTGAGTGCTCTGTTTGCTGGAGAACTCAACCCTGTGGCACCTAAGGCACAGAAGAAAGTGCCTGTTCCTGAAGG tttGGACTTGGACGCCTGGATCAACGAGCCTCCGTCTGAGAGCGAGTCTGAGGATGAGCAGCCCAAGGCTATTTTCACCAGGGAGGAGCCCAAACACTCCCGCCCCCGTCACACAGAGGTGGACGAGAAGGAACTGGCGAAG AGGAGAGAAGTCAGAAAGCAGGAGCAAGCCAACAACCCGTTCTACATCAAGGCCTCCCCGTCCTCTCAGAAG gtTTATCAGGAAACCCATGGAGTGGAGCACATCCCAGTTGTGCAGATTGACCTCAGTGTGCCTCTCAAAGTCCCAG GTCTGCCTATGTCTGACCAGTACgtcaagctggaggaggagcgcCGCCAGAAGGATAGAGcagataagaagaagaagaagaaggagaagaggaaagacaaGCGCACTGGACGAGGGAAGAGAAATGACTCCGGCCCAGAGAGCGAGGAGGACATCACCCCTGCGCATATGGTCGACATAGTTACTGAGGAGATGCCAGAG AATGCCTTAcccagtgatgatgatgataaagacCCCAATGACCCTCACAAAGCGCTGGACATCGACCTTGACAA GCCCCTTGCAGACAGCGAGAAGATACCAGTCAGGTCACACCGTGCAGCAGAGGCTCTAAAAAGCCCCGGAGAagatggagacacagtgagTGCCGCCACTCTTGAGCCCAGGAAGAAGAGAagcaaagaaaagagggaggagaagaagaaggacaaagACGGAGATAGGAAG AAgagcaaagaagaaaagaagaagaaaaagcacaaacgtgaagaaaaggaggagaatcTTCTCAGCGGTCAGGCAGACGAACCTGTGGTCCAATCAGAAGAAAGCAGTCAGGTGGCGGCACCGCCCACATCGACCAGCACTGAG GTTTCGGATCTGGATTTCTGGCTCTCAAACGCTCCAGTGCCCTCTAACACCCAG GAAGCAGTAACAGTAGCAGCGGCAGCAGAAGCAGCCTCTGTGTCCGAGGTGGTCTCAGGCACAGCGCCAGACTCGGAGCCTGAGGAGCCTAAAGATGCCGAGATGGAGGAGACT AAGTCCTccaaacacaagaagaagaagcaaaagaaggagaaggaagagaaggagaagaaaaagaagaagaagcatcatcaccatcatcgcCACAGTGACGCAGGTGGCGAAGAGTCTGTGCAGAATGgaacagtggaggaggaagagcctCTGCCG TCCATGTCCAATTACTGCCTGCTGGCGGAGAACTCCTACATCAAGATG GTTTATGACATCCAGGGGAACCTTCAGGATGGCAGTCAAGTTGTGGTGTCTGTTATATTTGAAAACAAGTGTGACAGCTTCCTCAAATCCATGGAGTTCAACGTCCTGGACTCGCTCAACTCCAAGCTCCAGAGGCCAGAGGGCTCGGGTCCACATGATGGCCTCACTGTCCCCTTCCAGCTTCCACCAG GGGTGTCCAATGAGGCGCGATTTGTCTTCACCATGCAGAGCATTGTGATGCCCCAGAAACTGAAGGGAACACTCACCTTCATTGTCAAG AATGACGACTCCTCCACTCATGAGAAACTGGACTTCAAACTGCACTTTACCTGCACCTCCTACCTAATTTCCACTCCTTGCTACAG tgatgcGTTTGCAAAGTTGCTGGAGTCAGGGGACCTGAAGAGCAGCTCTATCAAACTGGAGGCGGTCATTATGCCCTTCCATCACCTACTAGCCAGGATCTGCTTCCACCACCACTTCTCAG TTGTGGAGAGGATCGACTCCTGTGCCTCCATGTACAGCAGGACTATCCAGGGTCACCACGTCTGTCTGCTAGTCAAAACT gCTGATCAGACAGTTTCCATCGACGCTAAATGTGACGAGCCGACGCTGCTTGGGAATGTGCTGGATGAGATCAAGCAGACCTTCTCTCAGTGCTGA